Sequence from the Priestia megaterium genome:
GTTCAACGATTGTTGCAACGCCTTGGCCTCCGCCAATACATAACGTTGCTAACCCAAGTTTTGCGTCGCGTTTTTGCATTTCATGAATAAGTGAAACTAGGACACGTGTACCACTTGCACCAATAGGATGTCCAAGCGCAATTGCTCCACCGTTTACATTTAAAATATCATGATTAAATTGAAGTTCACGATCCACAGCGATTGACTGTGCAGCGAATGCTTCGTTTGCTTCTACTAATTGAACATCTTCTAATGAAACAGCAGCTTTTTCCAGCGCCTTTTTCACTGCGCTTACAGGACCGATTCCCATAATGCTTGGATCTACTCCGGCAGTTGCATTAGCTTTAATAGACACTAATGGTGTTAGGCCTAACTCGTCTGCTTTTTTACGGCTCATTACCACTACTGCAGCTGCACCGTCATTGATACCAGATGCATTACCAGCTGTTACAGAACCGTCTTTTTTGAAGGCTGGACGTAGTTTCCCTAGACTTTCAGCCGTTGTGCCTGCGCGTGGGAACTCATCTTGTTCAAAAATTGTTACTTGGCCTTTTCTTCCAGGCACTTCTACCGGCACAATTTCATCTGCGAAACGACCAGATTGAATAGCTGCTTCTGCTTTTTGCTGGCTTGAAGCTGCAAATGCATCTTGTTCGTCGCGGGTAATTTCATATTTATCACACAGGTTTTCAGCTGTAACGCCCATATGGTAGTCGTTAAATGCACACCATAATCCATCTTGAATCATGCTATCGACTACTTTTTGATCGCCCATTTTAAACCCGTTGCGTGCATTTTTTAATAAGTATGGTGCTTGGCTCATGTTTTCCATTCCACCAGCAACAATCACATCAGCATCCCCAGCAAGAATCGCCTGTGTAGCGAGATGTACTGCTTTTAGTCCTGATCCGCATACTTTATTGATGGTTAATGCTGAAACAGTTTCAGGTAAACCTGCTGCTAAAGTTGCTTGTCGTGCTGGATTTTGTCCTAAACCTGCTTGTAAGACATTTCCCATAATAACTTCATCTACTTCGTTTGCTGATACCCCTGCTTTGCTTAAAGCTTCTTTAATTACAGTACCACCTAAAGTTGTTGCGGATACATTTTGTAAGCTTCCCCCAAAGCTGCCGATTGCTGTACGTACAGCGCTTACAATGACTACTTCTGTTTGACCCATGTCGAAAACCTCTCCTTACTGTTTGATTACTGTGATTAACTGTCACCTTTATTACTTTCGACATCGCTTGCGAAATTCCTCTTTTTTTGTAAAAATTTATAATTTTTATTGAATTTTAATTTTTTAGAATTAAAATAAGTATTAGTAAGCGTTTACATTGCGGGAGGAGAGCGGTTTATGGGATTTCCTGAAAAAGTAACAATTATAGAAGTTGGTCCACGAGATGGACTTCAAAATGAAAAAAATTTTGTTCCAACTGATAAAAAAATTAATTTTATCAAAAAATTAAAAGAAGCTGGACTATCCGAAATAGAAATTACATCCTTTGTTTCTCCAAAATGGGTTCCTCAAATGAAAGATGCTTCTACTGTTGCAAATACATTTCAGCCTGATACATGCCGAAACATTGTACTTGTGCCGAATCAAAAAGGCTTGGAAAAAGCACTGCAAGCTAATTGCCGCTCCGTTGCGCTGTTTATTGGCGTAAGCGATACCTTTAATCAAAAAAACATTAACAAAAATACCAAAGAAGCTGTACAAACGCTGCTCCCTCTCATTCAACAGCTCAAGCAGCAAGAATGTTTTATTCGAACTTGCATTTCCACCGCCTTTTATTGCCCGTATGAAGGAAAAATACATGAACGCGACGTGCTGACTCTTTGCGAAAGCTTTGTGGAAGCTGGAGTGAATGAGCTAAGCGTTGCTGATACAATTGGCATGGCAAACCCTAAAGATGTATTTTCACTTTTCTCGAAATTAAAACAAAGCTTTCCACACACGCTACTTGCTGCGCACTTTCACGATACGAGAGGATTAGCCATTGCAAATATCTATGCAGCTCTGCAAGCCGGTATTAACAGGTTCGATTCATCCGCTGGCGGGTTAGGTGGATGTCCATTCGCTAAGGGAGCAACGGGAAACGTAGCTACGGAAGATCTCGTCTTTATGCTTCATGAAATGGGTATCTCCACTTCTATTAATGAAGAAAAGCTGCTCGAAGCGGTCGCTTTTATCGCTCCTTACATTTCAAGACCGATTGAAAGCAAGCAATACTCTTTGTTTGCACAGCGTTAAAAATTAGGTTTTTATGAGAGCGATGCTATAATAAATAATAGCTATATTAACAAAAGGAGCCGCTAATCATGAAAAAATGGCTATTATTAATAGGAAGTGTTTTCGGAGCATTTGCCGCTCTTGGCATCTTTTTTACAAATCAAATGATGTACATCCGTAAAAAGACCGACAAAGTCATTATTGACCGCGATACGGAAGATGGCTTTTATGATGAGAAAGTCTATAGCACTCTTCCTAAAGAAGCATTTGTGCTTCCTTCTTCTCTAGGCTATAACATAGCTGGGACCGTTATCAAACAACACGACAACAACCGATTTATGATTCTTTCGCATGGAGTTACAGTTCATTCACTGAACTCTATGAAATATGCTCGGCTTTTTCTAAAGCTTGGATGGAACGTCGTTCTTTATGATCATCGCCGCCACGGCAAGTCTGAAGGGAAAACAACGAGCTACGGCTATTATGAAAAGCTGGACCTTCAATCCGTTGTTCACTGGGTAAAAGAACAATTCGGTTCAACTATTTCCCTTGGGATTCACGGAGAGTCTATGGGAGCTGCGACCACTCTTTTGTATGCTGGAATGGAAGACGGAGCTGATTTTTATATTGTCGACTGCCCTTTTTCTGACTTGGAAGAACTTCTTGCCTATCGCTTAAAACAAGATTTCCACCTGCCCAAACAGCTTGTGATGCCAGCAGCTAATATTATTTTAAAATGGCGAGAAGGCTACTCATTTAAAGACGTATCACCCATTTCAGTCGTAGATCAAATCAAACATCCTGTTCTGTTTATCCATAGTAAAGAAGATGACTATATTCTTCCTAAAATGACGGAGCAGCTGCATGCCAAAAAAATGGGAGCAAAACGGATGTATTTAGCACCTGTAGGCACTCATGCCCGCTCGTATGCTGATAATCCAGAGGAATATGAACAAGTTATTGAATCATTTTTAGAAAAAATACAAAAAGAAGCGCTTTAAAGCGCTTCTTTTGTTTTATCGATAAATGACATGCGCGGATTTAAAATTTGAGAAGGACATTTGAGCATAAACGCATATGCACTTTCATTGTAGTCAATCGTCATATTATCATCTAAAAATACTTGCTTTGTTTTTTCGACAAGAATAGGAACAAAATTCGTCTCGATGGTTACATCATCGCTCTCTTTTTCATCAACAATCCATAGCGTCGTTACACCGCTCACAACACAGCCGCATCCATCTGTATCGTATTTTAATTTTAAATATAGTGAAGAATCTTTCCCGTACTTTTCTTGTACTTTTGCTATCGCTTTATCAGTAAAGGTAATATTCATTTTCCTTTAACTCCTTTTAAACTAATTGTATAAACAAACGAAAATTGCTTATATAATGAGTATAATACACATCTCGCTTTCATTAAACTCTGGCGCTTCATATAGATGTGTACAAAAAGGAGGTTTTTCTATGTCAAAAGTACAAATTAAAGTAATGGATAACGGCTCTTTCCGTGTCACTGGAGACGTTGAATTAATTGATGCAGACGGCAACAAATTTGAAACAAAGCCGACATTTTCACTATGCCGATGTGGCCAGTCGCAAAAGATGCCCTTTTGCGACGGAAATCATAAAGGAAAATTCGACTCTTGTGTGCGCGCTGCAAAAATTTTAGACGAGCAGTAGATTCATAGAAATACAGCCTTACTGAACGAAACCATTAACGAAAAACATTGATAACCTGTGGTTAAAACACAGGTTATTTTCTATTAAACGCATCGCCTGCCAATTTTTCTACGAGCCCCGGGGCAAGCTGATACATCTTCGAACCTATATTCATCCACTTAGGCAAGTTGACTTCTCGTTTTGGTTTCCCAATAATATTGACCGTTTTTTCAGCTACGTATTGAGGTGTTAACATAAACTTTTCTACACTTTTTTCATAGTTTCCTGATTGATCTGCTATTGAAAAGAAGTTGGTTTGAATGGGACCTGGATTCACTGCGGTTACATAGATATCTGTTTTCGCTAATTCCATTCGCAGGCTGTTGGTAAACCCTAGCACGGCATGTTTAGAAGCTGAATAGCCACTGGATTTAGGCGTTGCAAGTTTGCCTGCTTGAGAAGCAATGTTAATAATATGTCCTTTGTTTTCTTTTAGCATATAAGCTAAAATTTCTTGTGTACATGCAATTAATCCAATAACATTGACTTGAAACATTGAGGCAATTGTCGTAATCGATGCTTCTTTCACTTCTTCAAATACACCAAAGCCTGCATTATTAATCAGGACATCAACACGCTTAATTTCACTCATCATTTTCTGAACAACTCTTTTGACTTCCTCTACGTTCGCTACGTCAGCTTTATATATGTAAGAGGTAATCCCATACTTTTGACTAATTTGCTCGGCTACTCGGTACAGCTTTTCTTCTGTACGTGCAAGTAAAACGGGGACGCCCCCTCTTTTGGCCACTTCATAAGCTAAATGTTCTCCAAGACCTCCTGAAGCGCCTGTGATCACGACATGTTGGTTCTTTAACAAGGATTTCAAATATAACACACCTTTTTTATAAGTTAAGAGCACACAGAATAAATAAGCGTACTTTCTTTTTCATGTGTACTGATTTTATTTGCACCTTCTAAAAAATCGAGCTGACCAATTGTTTCAGAAAGAGTTAGCCCTAGTTCTTTTTCATAAATAGTAGGAAATAGCTGTTTGCAAATATCAAACGCTGTTTGAGGGCGTTCTTTTATCATGCTAAGCACTTTATCCGCTCGGTCGCTCTGCTTTTGTAACCTCTCTTGTACAAGTTCGTGAACATGTAACACTTCATCTCCATGACCTGTATAGATACAGTTTATCTCTAAATCAAGCAGACGTCTTAATGAATGATTATATTGAAGAAGCGTTTTAGGTCGCTCGCCGCTTGGTTTCATAGGAGGTTCAATAAGCGGATTAGATGAAATATGCTTTAACAGTAAATCTCCTCCAATCATAACCGCTGTTCTTTCATTGTATAATGCAATATGGCTTTGAGCATGACCGGGTACTTCAAGTACTTTCCAACTCTCTAGGCCCGGAATGTAATCTCCTTCCTGCACAGAAGTTGTAAGAGAACGGTGACATGAGTACTTCATTGATGCTTTTAAACGTTTTAAATAGGGGCGAAACCTTTCATCTACGCCGGCTTTCATAAAGTGATCTTCAAAAAACGCATCGTACCACTCAAAAAAATCTGGATTTTGGGAGATCCAAGGCTGATTTTTCGCATGACCGACTATGGCGATATCTTTATCAAAAAAATCAAGCATTCCTACGTGATCAGGATGGTGATGAGTTAGGACAACTTGCTTAATATCATCTGGTTTTAATCCTATTTCATTAAGCTTTTCTTTAAATACAGACCACGCTGCCTCCGTTTTAATACCAGCATCGATTAGCGTAACGGTCTGACCTTTTATAACAAAAACATTCACATCTCCTACCGCAAAAGGAGTAGGCAGCACAATTTTATATAATTGCTCATTCATCTGTATTTTTGCTCCTTTACCATCGCATTTTCTTTTAAGTTTACACGATTTTTCCTGTTATTTATACAATTGCATTCGTTTTCTGAAAATTACATTGACATCCCTCTCTTTTTCATTGCATAATGACAGAAATATAGTGAAGTTTTATTCATATCTTTAGATAACTATGCATTTTATAAAGAAGAGATACACAAACACAAACCTTTAACAGATACTGAAATCTCAGTATCTGTTTTCACTGGATAGCAAATGACTGGAGGAACTTTTAATGAAAACGGATCTAAACATCGCCTTTATTGGAGCTGGATCAATGGCTGAAGCCATGATCTCAGGGCTGCTGTCAGATAAAAAGCTTCGCCCCAATCAAATCACCGTAACAAATCATAGCAACGATAAAAGACTTCACGAACTTCGAAACGCCTATGAAATTAACATTACGCGTAATCATGCCTTGTTAATCGAAAAAAGCGATATCATCGTGCTTGCTATTAAACCAAAAGACGTAGCGGAAAGCATCGATACGATTAAGTCCTATATTCGTCCGCATCACCTCGTTCTCTCTGTTTTAGCAGGTGTATCGACTGCCACAATTGTAAACTTGTTTGACCAAGAAGTAGCGGTTGTAAGAGCTATGCCAAATACATCTGCCTCTATTGGGTTATCGGCTACAGCCATTGCACCCGGCAAGTTTGCTACAGCAGAGCATATGAACGTTACTACTGCTTTATTTGAAACGATTGGTACGGTTACAACTGTAGAAGAAGAGCAGCTTCACGCTGTAACAGGACTATCTGGAAGCGGCCCAGCGTATGTTTACTATCTAGTAGAAGCAATGGAAAAAGCAGCTGAAAAACAAGGCTTGGATACGTCAGTGTCAAATGAACTAATTCTTCAAACTCTTATCGGTGCTGCAGAAATGCTGAAACAGTCACCTAAAACGCCAGCCGTACTTCGAAAAGAAGTGATGAGTCCCGGCGGCACAACAGAAGCAGGAATCGAACAGCTTATTTCTCATAACTTCCAAGAAGCCATGATGCAGTGTATTGAACAAGCTACAATTCGCTCCAAATATTTAGGAGATACAATTGACGAAAAAATCTCGAGTAAACGTTCGTAGAGGTTCACCTCTTTCTAAAAAAAGAAAGAGGTTTTTTTATGATTAAAAATGGATAAGCAGATTATGTGAAAGAAAATTCAATGCGGTGATATAATAACTTTTGTTTAGAGTATCGAAATAATTGGAGGTTAAACCGAATGAAAACAAAACTATTTTCACCTTATACAGTGAAAGAGGTAACATTAAAAAACCGAATTGTAATGTCACCAATGTGCATGTATTCATGCGAAAAGGAAGACGGCGTAATAACCGACTTTCATATGGTTCACTACACAACTCGTGCGGTTGGACAAGTAGGTCTCATTATGGTTGAAGCCTCAGCTGTCGTGCCACAAGGTCGTATTTCAGCTCAAGACTTGGGAATTTGGAATGATGAACAAAGAGATGGATTAAAGAAACTTGTGACACAGCTAAAAGAAAACGGTGCAAAAACGGCCATTCAACTTGCACATGCAGGACGTAAAGCAACTGTTGAAGGCGATATTTATGCTCCTTCCGCTATTGCTTTTGATGATAAAAGTAAAAAACCTGTGGAAATGACCACAGAACAAATTCATGAAACGATTTCTGCCTTTAAAGAAAGCGCTCGACGCTCAAAAGAAGCTGGGTTTGATATTATCGAACTTCACGCGGCACACGGTTATTTAGTACATCAATTTCTATCACCGCTAAGCAATAAACGCAGCGACGAATATGGCGGCAGCGCAGAAAATCGCTATCGTTTCTTAAAGGAAATTATTGAAGCTGTGAAAACAGAGTGGGACGGCCCTTTATTTGTCCGTGTTTCTGCTTCTGACTATACAGAAGGCGGATTAACAGTCGATGATCACGTTGCATTTGCAAAATGGATGAAAGAACAAGGCGTCGACTTAATTGATGTTAGTTCCGGTGCTCTTGTACACGCTCCAATCAACGTATACCCTGGCTATCAAGTGCCGTTTGCAGATAAAATTAAGCAGCAGGCAAATATTGATACAGGCGCAGTTGGATTAATTACAACCGGACGACAAGCAGAAGAGATTCTGCAAAGCGAACGCGCTGATTTAATTTTTGTTGCGCGCGAACTTCTGCGCGATCCGTACTTCCCGCGCACAGCGGCAAAAGAACTAAATGAAACACTTTCAGCACCCGTGCAGTACGAACGCGGATGGTAAAAAAAGACGAGGATACCCTCGTCTTTTTTTATGAAATCGTAAACCTTTTCAAGTCTTCTGCTATATCGGTATTCGGAAAAATTTCTTTTGCTCCTTCTGCTAACCGGCTGACTGCATCTCCTTGGTAACGCGAACTGATATGAGACAAAATAAGACGCTCGGCCGATGCTGTTTTAGCAATTTCAGCGGCTTCTTTTGCAGTAGAATGAAAATAGTTGTAAGCCAGCTCTTCATCTCCCGCTGCAAAAGTAGCTTCATGGACTAACACATTCGCATGCATAGCAAGCTGAACACTTTGCATGCACTTTCTTGTATCTCCTAAAACCGTGATGACCTTCCCTTTTTTAGGCTCTCCTACAAATTCTTGTCCATTAATAAGACGACCATCTTTTAATACTACTTCTTTCCCTTCTTTTAACTGCTGATAATGAGGCCCTGGGGGAATACTCATCTCTTTTAAACGCTGAACGTCCAGTGATCCTGGCAAATCTTTTTCGACAACTCGATATCCATAAGATAAAATGCCGTGTTCAAGCTTGGCAAACTCCACTGAAAAAGTTTCATCTTCAAAAATCGTTCCATTTTCACTTTCCTCTTCTATTTCAACAATCTCTAGAGGATATTGCAGATGAGTTTGACTTACAGCCAGCGTGACTTTAATAAATTCTTTAATTCCTTTTGGCCCATATACAGTAAGCAGCGATTCTCCGCCTTGAAACGAACGGCTTCCAAGGAGTCCAGGCAATCCGTAAATATGATCACCGTGAAGGTGCGTAATAAAAATTTTCTCAATTCGCCTCGGTTTAACGGTTGTATGTAAAATTTGATGCTGCGTTGCTTCTCCGCAATCAAAAAGCCACACTGACCCTCTTTCTTGCAAAAGTTCGAGCGCAAGAGATGAAACATTCCGCTGTTTCGCCGGTACTCCTGCACCCGTTCCTAAAAATAACAATTCCATTTTCTACTTCCTCCTTCACACGCACAAAAAGCCTGTAAGTATATTATACAGGCTTTTTGCAAACTTACCTATTTGATGCTGTCAAGCGCATACGTAATAGTAGCTAATAACAGCTCAATATCACTTTCCTCAATGTTGAGCGGCGGCGAGAGCGTGAGAACATTATTATAGCCGGCTACCGTTGCTCCATTTTTCCCAATAATGACTCCTTTGCTTTTGCATTTAGCAATCACTTCATTTACAAGATTAACGTCTAACGGTTCCTTCGTTTGCTTATCAGCTACAAGTTCAATTCCAATTAAAAACCCTTTACCTCTTACGTCTCCAACGTATGGGTGGCTATCGATAAGCGGCTTCAGCTCACTTAATACGTAAGCCCCGAGCTGTTTAGAACGACCAAAAAGATTTTCTCTCTCCATAATTTCTAAATTCTTTAATGCCAGTGCACACGCAGCTGGGCTTCCTCCAAATGTATTAACATGGCGAAAATACTCGTACTGATCGCTATCTTTGAACGCTTCATAAATTTCTTTCTTAACAGCAGTTGCAGAGAGCGGAAGATATGCGCTTGTAATTCCTTTTGCCATGGTAATGATATCTGGTTTTACATCGTAATTCATAAAACCAAAAGCTTCTCCTGTACGTCCAAAGCCGCAAATAACTTCATCTACAATTAAAAGTGCACCGTGCTTTTCACACGTTTCTTTTACGCCTTTCATATAATTTTGAGGCGGTAAAAGAATTCCTCCTCCTGTAATAATTGGCTCCATAATAACAGCGGCAATCGTTTCGCTTAGCTCCCACGTCATAACATTGTCAATATCTTTTACAGATTGAAGCTTCTCTTTCGGTGCATCGTAGTCATCTTGCCCTCGGTACGAATCAGGCGGGGCAACGTGAATAAAGCCAGGGGCAAGCGGTTCATATTTATATTTACGCTGAGCTTGGCCCGTTGCTGCTAGTGCGCCCATTGAATTTCCGTGATACCCTCGATAACGCGAAATAAATTTGTAGCGAGAATGCTCTCCTTTTTGCTGATGGTACTGACGCACAATTTTAAAAGCCGTTTCATTTGCTTCAGATCCGCTATTTGAAAAGAAGATAACATAGTCATCACCTAGCATTTCATTTAGCTTCTCTGCCAGTTTGATAGCAGGTACGTGAGATTGAGTGAGTGGAAAATAAGCCAGTTCTTTTAGCTGCTCATAAGCTGCGAGCGCTAACTCATCCCGTCCATACCCAGTATTTACACACCAAAGCCCTGCCATTGCATCTAAATAGCGATTTCCTTGTTCATCTGTAATCCAAGCACCTTTTGCTTTTGTAGCTACCATCGTTGCATCCGGACTGTATGGTTTCATTCCATGCCATACATATTGCTCATCTTTTGCACGCAGATCTTTTTCATTTTGACTGACCTGTACCATCTTATCCACTCCCAAATCGCTAGCGCGGTATTTTTTTCTGTATGAAAAGACTTCGACAAAATGCCGAAGCCACTTGCTATATTCATCTATATGTTAAAAGTCAAAGCGTGATGTAACCATCTTTTTACGTGTAAAGAAGTTCAAACCGTCTTTGCCGTTGACATGCAAATCTCCGTAAAAAGAGTCTTTCCAACCGGAGAATGGGAAGAAGGCCATTGTAGCAGGTACTCCTACGTTAATACCGAGCATACCGGCATCTGCTTCTTCTCTAAATTGACGCACCGCTTTCGCATCTTTTGTATAAATCGTTGCTCCATTTCCAAAACGGGATTTTTCCATATAGCGAAGTGCTTCATCTAATGTGTCAGCGCGAAGCAAGCTTAGTACAGGTGCAAAAATCTCTTCTTTAGCAATGGTCATATCAGGAGTTACGCGGTCAAAAATTGTTGCTCCTAAGAAATTGCCTTCTGTATGTTCATCCATTTCTTTACGTCCGTCACGAATGAGTTCCGCCCCTTCTTTCATGCCAAGTTCAATATAATCCAGCACCTTATCACGGTGCTCTTTTCGAATCACAGGCGTTAGAAGCACTTCATCATCAAAGCCGCTTCCCATAATTAATTCATCTGCTTTTTGCTTTAATTTTGCGACGAATTCATCGCCTTTTTCACCAACCACGACCACGGCGCTGCACGCCATGCATCGCTGGCCGGCACTTCCATAAGCCGAGCTGATAATATGTGATACCGCTTTATCCATATCGCAGTCTGGCATCACAACATGATGATTTTTAGCTCCGGATAAAGCCTGAACTCGTTTCCCTTGAGCTGCAGCTTGTTCATAAACATATTTTGCTACCGGCTGCGATCCGACGAATGAAATCGCTTTAACTTTTTCATGCTCTATTAATCCGTTCACGACATCATGTGCCCCGTGCACAATATTTAATAATCCATCCGGTGCTCCTGCTTCTGTAAAAAGTTCAGCAAGTCGCGTTGCTAAAAGCGGCGTTCGCTCAGACGGTTTTAATACAAACGCATTTCCACATACAATTGCAAGAGGGAACATCCAAAGCGGTACCATCATCGGAAAGTTAAAAGGTGTGATGCCGCCAACGACACCCAGTGGAAAACGGAACATCTCAGAATCAATTTCTTCCGCTATGTTATTTAATGATTCCCCCATTAATAAAGTAGGAGCACCCGCGGCAAACTCCACGCATTCAATACCGCGCTGTACTTCACCGTAAGCTTCTTTAAAAGCCTTGCCGTTTTCTTGTACGACTAATTTAGCTAACTCT
This genomic interval carries:
- a CDS encoding iron-sulfur cluster biosynthesis family protein, coding for MNITFTDKAIAKVQEKYGKDSSLYLKLKYDTDGCGCVVSGVTTLWIVDEKESDDVTIETNFVPILVEKTKQVFLDDNMTIDYNESAYAFMLKCPSQILNPRMSFIDKTKEAL
- the rnz gene encoding ribonuclease Z, with the protein product MELLFLGTGAGVPAKQRNVSSLALELLQERGSVWLFDCGEATQHQILHTTVKPRRIEKIFITHLHGDHIYGLPGLLGSRSFQGGESLLTVYGPKGIKEFIKVTLAVSQTHLQYPLEIVEIEEESENGTIFEDETFSVEFAKLEHGILSYGYRVVEKDLPGSLDVQRLKEMSIPPGPHYQQLKEGKEVVLKDGRLINGQEFVGEPKKGKVITVLGDTRKCMQSVQLAMHANVLVHEATFAAGDEELAYNYFHSTAKEAAEIAKTASAERLILSHISSRYQGDAVSRLAEGAKEIFPNTDIAEDLKRFTIS
- a CDS encoding acetyl-CoA C-acetyltransferase; translation: MGQTEVVIVSAVRTAIGSFGGSLQNVSATTLGGTVIKEALSKAGVSANEVDEVIMGNVLQAGLGQNPARQATLAAGLPETVSALTINKVCGSGLKAVHLATQAILAGDADVIVAGGMENMSQAPYLLKNARNGFKMGDQKVVDSMIQDGLWCAFNDYHMGVTAENLCDKYEITRDEQDAFAASSQQKAEAAIQSGRFADEIVPVEVPGRKGQVTIFEQDEFPRAGTTAESLGKLRPAFKKDGSVTAGNASGINDGAAAVVVMSRKKADELGLTPLVSIKANATAGVDPSIMGIGPVSAVKKALEKAAVSLEDVQLVEANEAFAAQSIAVDRELQFNHDILNVNGGAIALGHPIGASGTRVLVSLIHEMQKRDAKLGLATLCIGGGQGVATIVERP
- a CDS encoding SDR family NAD(P)-dependent oxidoreductase — translated: MKSLLKNQHVVITGASGGLGEHLAYEVAKRGGVPVLLARTEEKLYRVAEQISQKYGITSYIYKADVANVEEVKRVVQKMMSEIKRVDVLINNAGFGVFEEVKEASITTIASMFQVNVIGLIACTQEILAYMLKENKGHIINIASQAGKLATPKSSGYSASKHAVLGFTNSLRMELAKTDIYVTAVNPGPIQTNFFSIADQSGNYEKSVEKFMLTPQYVAEKTVNIIGKPKREVNLPKWMNIGSKMYQLAPGLVEKLAGDAFNRK
- a CDS encoding MBL fold metallo-hydrolase produces the protein MNEQLYKIVLPTPFAVGDVNVFVIKGQTVTLIDAGIKTEAAWSVFKEKLNEIGLKPDDIKQVVLTHHHPDHVGMLDFFDKDIAIVGHAKNQPWISQNPDFFEWYDAFFEDHFMKAGVDERFRPYLKRLKASMKYSCHRSLTTSVQEGDYIPGLESWKVLEVPGHAQSHIALYNERTAVMIGGDLLLKHISSNPLIEPPMKPSGERPKTLLQYNHSLRRLLDLEINCIYTGHGDEVLHVHELVQERLQKQSDRADKVLSMIKERPQTAFDICKQLFPTIYEKELGLTLSETIGQLDFLEGANKISTHEKESTLIYSVCS
- a CDS encoding hydroxymethylglutaryl-CoA lyase, with the protein product MGFPEKVTIIEVGPRDGLQNEKNFVPTDKKINFIKKLKEAGLSEIEITSFVSPKWVPQMKDASTVANTFQPDTCRNIVLVPNQKGLEKALQANCRSVALFIGVSDTFNQKNINKNTKEAVQTLLPLIQQLKQQECFIRTCISTAFYCPYEGKIHERDVLTLCESFVEAGVNELSVADTIGMANPKDVFSLFSKLKQSFPHTLLAAHFHDTRGLAIANIYAALQAGINRFDSSAGGLGGCPFAKGATGNVATEDLVFMLHEMGISTSINEEKLLEAVAFIAPYISRPIESKQYSLFAQR
- the proI gene encoding pyrroline-5-carboxylate reductase ProI, whose translation is MKTDLNIAFIGAGSMAEAMISGLLSDKKLRPNQITVTNHSNDKRLHELRNAYEINITRNHALLIEKSDIIVLAIKPKDVAESIDTIKSYIRPHHLVLSVLAGVSTATIVNLFDQEVAVVRAMPNTSASIGLSATAIAPGKFATAEHMNVTTALFETIGTVTTVEEEQLHAVTGLSGSGPAYVYYLVEAMEKAAEKQGLDTSVSNELILQTLIGAAEMLKQSPKTPAVLRKEVMSPGGTTEAGIEQLISHNFQEAMMQCIEQATIRSKYLGDTIDEKISSKRS
- a CDS encoding CDGSH iron-sulfur domain-containing protein, with protein sequence MSKVQIKVMDNGSFRVTGDVELIDADGNKFETKPTFSLCRCGQSQKMPFCDGNHKGKFDSCVRAAKILDEQ
- a CDS encoding alpha/beta hydrolase; translated protein: MKKWLLLIGSVFGAFAALGIFFTNQMMYIRKKTDKVIIDRDTEDGFYDEKVYSTLPKEAFVLPSSLGYNIAGTVIKQHDNNRFMILSHGVTVHSLNSMKYARLFLKLGWNVVLYDHRRHGKSEGKTTSYGYYEKLDLQSVVHWVKEQFGSTISLGIHGESMGAATTLLYAGMEDGADFYIVDCPFSDLEELLAYRLKQDFHLPKQLVMPAANIILKWREGYSFKDVSPISVVDQIKHPVLFIHSKEDDYILPKMTEQLHAKKMGAKRMYLAPVGTHARSYADNPEEYEQVIESFLEKIQKEAL
- a CDS encoding aspartate aminotransferase family protein → MVQVSQNEKDLRAKDEQYVWHGMKPYSPDATMVATKAKGAWITDEQGNRYLDAMAGLWCVNTGYGRDELALAAYEQLKELAYFPLTQSHVPAIKLAEKLNEMLGDDYVIFFSNSGSEANETAFKIVRQYHQQKGEHSRYKFISRYRGYHGNSMGALAATGQAQRKYKYEPLAPGFIHVAPPDSYRGQDDYDAPKEKLQSVKDIDNVMTWELSETIAAVIMEPIITGGGILLPPQNYMKGVKETCEKHGALLIVDEVICGFGRTGEAFGFMNYDVKPDIITMAKGITSAYLPLSATAVKKEIYEAFKDSDQYEYFRHVNTFGGSPAACALALKNLEIMERENLFGRSKQLGAYVLSELKPLIDSHPYVGDVRGKGFLIGIELVADKQTKEPLDVNLVNEVIAKCKSKGVIIGKNGATVAGYNNVLTLSPPLNIEESDIELLLATITYALDSIK
- the namA gene encoding NADPH dehydrogenase NamA, giving the protein MKTKLFSPYTVKEVTLKNRIVMSPMCMYSCEKEDGVITDFHMVHYTTRAVGQVGLIMVEASAVVPQGRISAQDLGIWNDEQRDGLKKLVTQLKENGAKTAIQLAHAGRKATVEGDIYAPSAIAFDDKSKKPVEMTTEQIHETISAFKESARRSKEAGFDIIELHAAHGYLVHQFLSPLSNKRSDEYGGSAENRYRFLKEIIEAVKTEWDGPLFVRVSASDYTEGGLTVDDHVAFAKWMKEQGVDLIDVSSGALVHAPINVYPGYQVPFADKIKQQANIDTGAVGLITTGRQAEEILQSERADLIFVARELLRDPYFPRTAAKELNETLSAPVQYERGW